CAAACGCACTAAACGACTTAAACATATATCCCATTTCTCAAATCAGCCACCTCAAAGCGGGTATTAACATTGAAGGTTTCGAGCACATAAAGAGCTTCCGAAGACAAGTATACATCAAACACGAAGACATTCCTAAACTTCCCAACTCATTAGTTATTTCGTCAAACGAATCTCATTTCAGAATCTTTTTCACCGATGATATAGTTACTTGTTTTCTATGCAAAGCTAGCGGACATACCTCaaataattgcaaaaatataaatgttacacaAAGAAAAAACTCACCATCCAACCCAAACAAACCTGAAGACTACGCTATAGATTACAccgaattaattgaaaatatccgTTCTCCGACAAGTCCAACTCTTGATATCCTTGATCAAACCAAATCAGACTTTACCGAAGACTTCGAAGAAACTAAATTTTTCCCTTTAACTCAAAACCATCTCGATGAAGCACTGTCCCACTCGCCAATTGAAACACAAAAAAGACTTATGTCTGATTCTTCATCATCTAAACATCCAGACTCCCCTAATGCTTTATTACCATCTAccttagataaaaaaaaatgaaaaaaccaTCAAGAAACCAAAAATACAATCTCGCACAAATTCGTCCAACAGTCTCGATATAAATTTGGACGAAAAACTAAATCCAATCATCGAATACTTCACTGTGAATGCGCCCTTACCAATCACATACAtccaatttaaatacattctgaacaatttcaacaataaatCAATGAACATCCACACTTATCGAAAGTATAAACATAAGCATCCCAACCTTAATGGACATAATTGAACATATTCATCCTAAAACAAAAGACAAGTCACTCAAAACACGTATAACAAAATCTACTTTTCCAATCTCAACCCCTTCAACAAAGTTTTACCCAAAACTAAATAAgcctataaaaaacatatcaaaacCACACAAGCAATTTCTTAATCTTCTAATTTCTTAACCATGGACTCTATTATTCAATGGAATATAAACGGCTTACATAAACACAATACCGATATCCACAGAGCAAAAACTCTCATCCAACCAATCGCCCTATGCTTCCaagaaactaatttaaaacttaacacCACTTTTCCCATAAAAGGATATAACGGATTCTTCCAAAACCGCCAAACACACCTCCGTGCAAGCGGCGGAGTAgctatatttgtaaataatctcATTGAAAGCACCGAAATTCATATCCAATCCCCACTTGAAGTCGTAGCCGTCTCCGTACGCCTCAAGACTCCATTATGCATCTGTAACATCTACCTACCAGACAGCACCACTTTCACACTTAACGACTTCAATGACATCATCCGACAATTAcccaaatcatttatttttcttggtGACTTCAACAGTCGTAATCAAATTTGGGGATCCCATCTCACGGATCACAAAGGCAAAATTATGGAAAAATTTCTAGATAATGAAcagttaatattgttaaatactgGAAAACCTACTCGCCACAATTCAGCCCATAACTCTTTTTCATCCATAAATCTCACAATAACAAATAGTTCTTTTGCCCCTAAAACAGAATGGAACGTACTTAATGAGTATAGCAGCAGCGACCACTGGCCAATTTCCATAAAAATCCTTGAACAACCACTTTCAACCCCTCCACTCGACCGCTGGAACTTAAAAAACCCAAATTATCCctgacacaaaaaaaaattaaatttatgtgggTTCCATCACATATGGGCATTGCTGGTAATGAAATGGCCGACATGTCAGCAGATAAAGCAACCAAAACGATCGTCCTCCCTACAATCACCGAAATTCCAGTTAAcgatataaaacaatcaattagACAAAAAACAAACATGGTATGGCAAAACCACTGGGATTCCGTTCCACCTaacaacaaactaaaaaagattataaaatgtaccaaAAAGTGGCACATCCCCAAAAACCTAAGTAGACGACAAGAAGTTGCTCTAACCAGATTAAGAATTGGACTTTCTTTTCTGGCACATTCATTTCTAATAAGTAAAGAGCCACCACCTATTTGCAATGAATGCCATGAACACCTATCCATTCAGCATATCATCCAAGACTGTCCATCATTCCAACATATACGAGACACACTATCGATACTAGACAACCTAAAAGAAGCACTAAATGAAGACAACagcacaaaaattttaaattttttgactaaaattaatataataaataacctataaatcattactattaacatattgtacacgatgtaaaaattttatatgactcaaaaatatttatatgttacaaatcgtattttatattttaagattaatgTAACACTCACTATGTAATACCTACAAGGCTAATAACCTTAGTTGTTGAAGCCtcttttctaataaaaaaaaaaaaaaattgttttaatttggtCGCTGGTTCAAGAAAAACCGGTCACGGACGTATAAGAGTGAATAATGATCGCCGATAGGCATTTGGCATCATTGTATTCTCAATACAAGTTTGTTCTTGCCTAGTACAACAAAAATCCACAGAGCGCTAGCAATAAGTTTCTTCACtatgatatcaataaatagattttgaataatgCCATGGTTATATTTAAgacttagaaataaattagttattattaactactaaTTATATAGATGTTATATTagctataatgaaataataagtagaGCACGAAATTTAAAGCATTAAAAATagggtttttaaaaaatatatattaatcacaaaaaaaggataaaaattatttattagtccattaaattattttttaaaaaggtattataattaatttattcatcagCCTGCTTCCTCGACTTTTCTTTTttccataattattaatctttaaattaaaattattttcttacctACATTATCGGAGTTGCATTGGACAATTACaacttttatcaaatttttaaataaaaatcgtctGCAACGATCGAACAATATCATATCtgcttatattttgataaactaCGTTCGATTTCTATTGATGAAATAGGggaaaatttgatattatggtaagaatttaaattaacaacaaaacgtaaactttttattaattcaacatTTCATGAACCTTTCCTTAAATTAAGTTCAAACGTGGACACTGagaataattactaatacaaaattaatgttgAATCGTAAGAAACTCGTCCCATAAAGGGAGGTTGTGGCTCAAAACGTGAATGAGGCTGCAAATCTTCAGGAGATTCGATGTTTGCGTAGTTTGATGGCGAAGGGGAAATAACACTCGAATGTTGTGTAGATGTAGGATATAtgacactataatattgtttaatgtataatgtattattctgATTAGACACTATTCGCTATTGGTTGGTGACTAGATGCATAATTTTGATGAGTTGAGCAGATTGGATAGTAAAGTGATCCttgtgaaaatatattgtattaaaaatttatttgttaaaatattttatattgaatacttGGACTACCTACGTATGTGGAAGCTTGAGTATTTTagatgatatttaatattagtttattgtttgtgcaattttaagtacttatgtTCTGAACATAAGTGTTTCGTCgtcattaaattttcataccGCATGAaacctttataatttttttggcaATTCCTGTAACTGTGGCTTCAGCTGAAAGATCTTTTTTCCAaacttaaattgataaaaaattacttgagGAATTCTACTTTCCAAGATGATCCGTGTTATAAAACCATCAGGAACTGGAAGTCAACATTTCAACTACAAGCACTACTTCTCAATTGTCCTGCTAGCAATCGTTGATTCtaactataaatttgtatacgtCGACATAGGATCATTTGGAAAAGATTCAAACTCgacgatttttgaaaattctacATTTTGGAATCTGCtacaaaaaaatgaacttAACATTCCTGAAAGTTGTCCAATATTGAATGCTGATATCATTGTAGATTATGTTTTTGTAGGAGATGAGGCATTTGGCATTTCTCAACATGTTTTACGTCCTTATGGAGGAaggtatttaacaaaaaataagcgtatatttaattatcgcTTGTCTCGTGCGCGAAGGTATGTCGAATGTGCATTTGGAATACTATCCAATAAATGGAGAATTTTTCATCGACCAATGAATGTTACAACTGAATTAGCAGTGGATATTACAAAAGCGTGTTGCGTTCTACACAATTATGTACGCGAAAAAAACggaattaattttcaagatactcTTTCTATTGATGGATTTGAGGATGTAAACACTACATATGCTGACCGTGGCACACGATCAGCGAGTGATATGAGAAATACATTTGCTGATTATTTTTCTACAGTTAGAGCGGTACCTTGGCagcatgataaataaaataattatattttagaacaaaaataaataaaataatgttattcaaataattttgctctataaataatatacctagttcaaaaaccatttattaaGTAACAATTCTATGATAAGTTATAACTcgtgttcaataattttactctgtatttttattaggaatacctgcataatattttatgattaatatttaaaatatcactatacctaataaactataataagcaattttttttaatttacctataattttttgatccTTTATATCCAGCTCTTCAAATCCTGGtttcattatacaaattatgtctCTCCAGCATTTTCTCTTCTCGTTTCCATCTGAGTATGAATCTAACGTCTTATCCCATAGCAACGGCGTCTCCTCTACTGATGCTATCAAAAGATCAACATCCAAAATATCCTCATCAAGAATCTGAGTTTCTTCATCGGTAGAGGACATGTTGAAATCGATTGACATTGTAATTTGGCTACTACCACGATCACGACTACAATAATCAACGATAAATAACAAACTGTCCGACTGCCGCGCGATTATTACGGCCCATGTGAAGCTGCTCATTTAATTTAGTGCTTATTAACAGAAAATACCCATCGCGCGCTATTTTTAACGCGCGGTATAGTCAAGGTGCACGCAGCAGTTTTCGAAATGTCGCGCCATAATCTTACGGCGCGACACTCGTGTGTTGtgctttattcattttaatgtattttaacaaaacgCGCCGTAAAAGTACGGCGCGGTAAAAATGTCGCGTGGTAAAATAACGCTCGTATGTTGCCAGCCTAAGGAGTAAAAAATTCCCATAGTGTGAAGTCAAtctgacttttttttatgtatttcaagAAAGAGGGgccaatatatatttgtttacactTGGGTCTCTGATACTAGTTACGGCACTGAATGGGTAAAAAAGTGTTGATGTTATCTGGTTTTTCATCAGAAATTTCTTTTTGAGTTTGTGAATCTAAATATTGTATGCATATCGTTTCGAGATTTGTTTCTTTTtgcttattttgttttgttttatttaattggatattttgtgatataaaACGTTCGTGTACCCTACGCAAAAATGAATTtctaggaaaaaaaatttgaactatAGTTTGTCTTGTGCACGAACATGTGTAAAATGTGTTTTCggaattttgtcaaataaatggatgatttttcatagtttcatgtttatgttttttaaggtATCAGATCAAAATAGGAAAACTATTACTGCAACGGTCATAATAGTGAAACAAAagtaatgaaaacaaaatgagCAAATGTAGTTATTAGCGATCACAAAAATatcgaacattttattttatttgaattacaattatatgaagttatatctttaaaaacttcaaagagtataatataatgattaataataactaaaaataatttagtgtataaatcaaaaataaatgtgtgatATTTACActtgcaaattaaaattatatgcaataccttttaaaaagttaattgtgtaatttgtgttaaataaatttatctcaCTTACACAACACAGTATCCGTGGCTAGAAAGTTGTCGTAATCTCCATTGTCGTCACTTTGGAAAGTAGATAAGTAACTTTTTCTGCTGCTTCTTCGCCTACATATGCCTGGATCATATACCTCATATACCGTGTACACCTTGTATAAGGTAATGCTAAAACCTGTCCGAGATCTCCGAATAAACCGGTATCATTTTACAATTGCACTTTTGTCTGCGGAGTTGAGTACTTGTACTTAAATGGCGCGTTATATGTCAGTTTGACTGTTACATGCGGCATTTACCGCTGACCGAGGATTCCAATTGTACGTATgatcattatatatactatgattaTAACCGCATTTACTTGAATACAATTGGATCCGTTCTTTTTTTCGGCCACGAGGTTTTAAAATCGATAGTAGCGATTGTTGTGTTGACAATTTTTGTCGCACCCGTTTTTGCCGCTCTAAGAATGTGGACAGCCTAATCGAAGCAGGACTATTGTACAACGTTGAACGGCGAAGTTGAAGCCAAAGGGCGTGGGTATAATCCTGTGGAACTCCGAGTAGCCTATAGTTTATCGGTAAGTAAATAGCGATTGGTGGTGGATCTAGTTCTACATGAGGTAATTTATGAGGTTGATTTGTACAGTCGGTGCCGGTGGTAGTGGCATTGGTGACTGTGGTGGAGGTAAACTAGGTGGTGATGAAGATTGTAGttgtttatttcttttttgatGTCTTAATCTTCGGCGTTGTTGTCGTGGTCCTTGTTGGAGTTGCATTGATAATGGTTGTGATTACCTAAGTGGTAATGGTCGTTGGAATGGTAGTAGTGGGCATTGTTGCAGTTGGTTTGACGATAGTCGGAATAGTGGTAGTTGAAATTATGGTAGTCGTGGTGATGGTCGTAGTTGGATTGGCAGTgataataatcgtaaaaagACTGCCGACCATCGTTTATACTTAGATCCCCTTTCCATCACCCATCTTCTTTAGAAACTCCACTTctaacaaattattgtttcttGCGACTAATTCGAAGTTTTCCATTTTTGTTACGACTAATTTATCTACTTCGTGTACTACAACTCGCACATCCATACAATGTTCATACTGTTGATAATCTCAATAAACTCGACTTTGATGAACTTGAGAATAACACTAACAGGTTTAATCggcgttaaaaataatataagcctATACACAATGTGTACATATACACATTAGGGTggtccttattttttttttttttaatttagtcgGGCTACCAATGGAATTTGTTCAAgaccataaaaaaatgaattgtgtAAAGTTTCGTAATAATTGGTTAACCCTAAGGCGTGCCTCAAGAgggttgaatttaaaataagggtgctttttggttttttttaaattctatatccTATAAAAGTTGTTACTTGTACTTTTTTCAATCAACTACTCATTCGCccacaaaataacaaaaatcgtttttagtatatttcataTGTTTAGTTCATACAAATGTACTTCGTGTTCACAAATTTAACCACGTCATAAccacataaaattttttaatagcttttaaaatatagtccaATGTTAAACTGGTTAATGCAAATgcttcatattaatatacattaattaattaatgcaaaACTGTGtgatattaagtatacatgtTTTAACACGTCTATACTTGCGCCTATTCGTACCTACTTGCATTATCAACATTGATcacgcgtttttttttttattacatccaCGCCGGATACCACGGTTGAcatgtatttttcaaatattatatgtgtctTAACAGGTCTATTAGACACGTCATTACAGGTTTTAGctacattatttgtatatttatattattttttttttactatatataaataacatttatattgttatggatCAGTTTATAATTGTCAATGCACCTTTAACAAACAGTcgctttgattttaattttaattttaaaaatgaaaagtaaagttaatattcgtaaacgtatttatttaattggtaaTAGCTCTCATCAACTTGTTGGATGTAAGTTACCATCAAACAAACAAGTTTTATCggtcttattttttaacattcgaGAAGTCAAGTTAAGTGTACGTGAAAGTGCGCGGTTAGTGATAGacgaaacattaattttttggcAAAAAGCTCGAATACCTACGAGGGAGATTCGTAATTGTGTACCACAGCTAGAAGAGTTGTATAATACATGGCGGAGTTTGCAGAAAAATTCGAGTCGCCGAACAAACACTcagattaaaaatgaaaatgagtTTATACAATGTTTTGATGACCTTTTTGATATTGCTCATGCAGATGCATTAGATATAATGACTACTGATATAGacaaacagtttttaataaatcagagACAAAAAGGTCGTCCAGGAGCATTGATGGGTGTCGATTGGATAAGTCAAAAAAGAGAATTTAAACACTCTAAAAAATTGGaagaatctgaaaaaaaaagaaaacttaaTGAAAGCAAAATGAAATCTATTTGTaagtatttcttattttactatttttgtaatttgttgaAGATAGGTACTTTCAATTatagctaatataataaacaaatactgTTTTAGTTAAATCTGTGGAACTATATTCTACAAGTGATACGGAAGTAAGTTTGTCTGAAGACTGTACGTGGAGCCAAAATATACAAGATACAACCAACTCTATTGTTATGGAAATTTGTGAAGAATCTTATGAAACAACTACAACTAATAAACGAGGAAGAACACAATTTATCAACGATAAACTTGTAACTGTATTAGATAGATGCAAGGTAAGTGACAGAGATGCAACTCATATATTAATGGCCACGGCTCAGGCATTAGGACATAATGTTGATGATTTAGTAATAAATCGTTCGTCGATTCACCGGGTTCGTGAAAAAGTACGAAAACTGCGAGCAGAACAACTACGCTcaagttttaataatgatttatttaaagaatctGTTGTACATTGGGATGAAAAAATGTTACCTTCATTAACTGGTAAAGATTTAGTGGAAAGACTGCTAGTGCTAATTTCATGTGAAGGACGCGAGAAACTTCTAGGGGTTCCTAAGTTATCGGCTGGAACTGGAGAAGAACAGGCTGAAAAcgtttttcagttattaattGATTGGGGGATTAGTGATTCAGTTGTTGCAGTTTGTTGTGATACTACAGCATCTAATACTAGTCGTTTGAATGGTGCGTGTGTCTTATTAGAGCAACGTCTCAAAAAAGATATGTTATATCTTATGTGCCGTCATCATATCTATGAATTAGTATTGAGGTGtgtatttgaagaaaaatttgGCATTACATCAGGGCCTAATATtccactttttaaaaaatttcaagaatACTGGagcaaattaaatactaataattataatccagGCATTGAAGATAGTAGTGTTTGTACGGCTTTATCACACacaaaaaatgatatactTCAGTTTGCTCTTgatcattcaaaaaaaaaacaatttcgtGAAGACTACAGGGAACTACTAGAACTTACGATTATTTTTCTCGGAGGAACTCCACATCGTggaatattatttcgtattcCAGGTGCTTCCCATCATGCTAGGTGGATGGCCAAGGCAATATATTGCCtaaaaatactcatatttcgaaaccaatttaaaatgtcaacacGTCAACAAAAGGCATGTCAAGaaacatgcatttttattatttctatttacataaaaagttGGTTTGGAGCTCATATAGCAATTCAAGCGCCATATCAAGATCTCATGTTTGTTCAGAGTTTAattgaatatgaaaatattgatcaaaAAGTTTCCTTTgtcgcattaaaaaaaatgtgtggaCATCTGTGGTACTTAAGTCCTGAAACAGCAGCACTTGCTTTTTTCGATATAAATGTTCCTTTattagaaaagaaaaaaatggtaaaagcactaaatacaataattgacaccggtgaaaataatgttaatcgtTTCATCATTGATATCAAAAACTTAAActcattgaaatttaaatgtattagtgATTTTATCAACAGctcatcattaaaattattttatcggtttaatattaaaaccgattttttaaataaagatccTGAATTATGGAATAACAATCAGCATTTCATACAAGgtcttaataaatttaccaaCTTAAAAGTTGTAAACGACGCAGCAGAACGAGGAGTAAAATTGATCAgtgatttcaataatttaatcactAAAAACTAGgaccaaaaacaatttttaattcagaCCATATATGATTACCGGAAAAGATTTCCTgatgctaaaaaaaatacactaaaaaatgatatttaattatgtaatttatgtcTGGTATTTTGtaagtatgttttatatttaattgcgaTGTTTAACTTGATTtacataaattcaaatattatattaaattataaattattattcattaattcattatgtattgtgtttatgtatgtaaaaaatgttaaatataggcaacgcgttatttttattattaaataatacattattatataataaaaacgagtatttgttattttgtggGCGAATGAGTAGTTGATTGAAAAAAGTACAAGTAACAACTTTTATAggatatagaatttaaaaaatattttgttattgtatttttttgcctatcttaaatattttaggctaaaatttaaaaaaaatcaaaaagcacccttattttaaattcaacccTCTTGAGGCACGCCTTAGGGTAAACCAATTATTACGAAACTTTacacaattcatttttttatggtttttaacaaATTCCATGGGTAGCccgatcaaaaattaaaaaaaaaaaatcatcatttatacattaagGACCACCCTAATACacatatcttataaaaaatgtatttccaatacgatttttattaacttaaattattatatctatcatAATGATAGATTGATTAAATGTTACAAAAGAGTAACGGTTTTCaaaatttaggtacctattttcatagaatacttttaaaattattacttatatgaaTCAGATGTTTAGatcttaaatgaaaaatagatgatttttatgaatatttatatttccatatattatacataaacacaaataatatgcaGAGAAAATAAATGGgtcaattctaaaaaaataatcttgttaattactcaataataattattaagtatcatcaagataaaatataatcaaaatgcGGAGAagggttaaataaataatatcttaaccTAACCAAATTACCA
This genomic stretch from Rhopalosiphum maidis isolate BTI-1 chromosome 3, ASM367621v3, whole genome shotgun sequence harbors:
- the LOC113555929 gene encoding protein ALP1-like — encoded protein: MIRVIKPSGTGSQHFNYKHYFSIVLLAIVDSNYKFVYVDIGSFGKDSNSTIFENSTFWNLLQKNELNIPESCPILNADIIVDYVFVGDEAFGISQHVLRPYGGRYLTKNKRIFNYRLSRARRYVECAFGILSNKWRIFHRPMNVTTELAVDITKACCVLHNYVREKNGINFQDTLSIDGFEDVNTTYADRGTRSASDMRNTFADYFSTVRAVPWQHDK